A window from Candidatus Desulfatibia profunda encodes these proteins:
- a CDS encoding GerMN domain-containing protein, which translates to MSLSKCCSFFAVLAITVICTFGLVVFNTLERAAALDRLDQNTQIDLTRHADTAVVHLYFSDKENSYLTAEEQNLVHSNNPAEFGQTIIEALIQGPREGLMRTIPAGTILRALYVTSDGIAYVDLTLKDAHPGGIQTELMTIYSIVNSLILNISGINAVKILIDGRESMTLAGHVDLRFPFKANMLLIR; encoded by the coding sequence ATGTCTTTGTCGAAATGCTGTTCATTCTTTGCCGTTTTAGCAATAACGGTTATTTGCACCTTTGGCCTAGTTGTTTTTAATACACTCGAGAGAGCCGCGGCATTAGACCGGCTCGATCAAAATACCCAAATTGACCTGACCCGGCATGCGGATACAGCGGTTGTTCATCTTTATTTTTCCGACAAAGAAAACTCATATTTAACAGCGGAAGAACAGAATCTTGTTCATTCGAACAATCCGGCCGAATTTGGCCAAACCATTATCGAAGCCCTGATTCAAGGTCCCCGAGAAGGCCTTATGCGCACAATTCCGGCAGGGACTATCCTGCGGGCGCTTTATGTCACTTCCGATGGAATTGCCTATGTGGACTTGACGCTGAAAGACGCGCACCCCGGCGGAATCCAGACAGAACTAATGACAATATATTCTATCGTCAACTCATTGATTTTAAACATTTCCGGAATCAATGCCGTCAAGATTTTAATCGACGGACGCGAATCGATGACGCTTGCCGGTCACGTTGATCTGCGTTTTCCCTTTAAGGCCAACATGCTTTTGATACGATGA
- the fusA gene encoding elongation factor G, with translation MKKKHSINHIRNIGIIAHIDAGKTTVTERILYYTGRSYKIGEVHDGEAVMDWMPDEQERGITITSAVTTCHWKGSEIHIIDTPGHVDFTIEVERSLRVLDGAIGVFCAVGGVEPQSETVWKQADKYHVPKIAFINKLDRIGASFFGTIDMLKDKLKANPLIIQLPVGSEDHFVGVIDLIRMQQIIWQEDDLGATFTTGEIPPDLLDTAEEYHEKLIETVAEVDDEIMEAYLSEVPVAPENLIAAIRKATINMKLVPLLCGSALRNKGIQPLLDAIGQFLPSPVDVPPIKGTHPETGDIIECRAERSDPLAALIFKVAMMEGRKLSYVRIYSGELHTKSTVYNPGRKIHEKLSRIFKMHANKRERIESAGAGGIVGVVGLKDSSTGETLCISEHPVLLEKIEFFEPVISVAIEPKTHADEEKLDEVLEKFIAEDPTLRFKKDDDTGQTILSGMGELHLEVIISRMQREFNTNVNVGKPQVVYRETIGQEAAGSAVFDKEISGQRHFGEVTLKLRPLQRGSENRFRSKIRPETIPGMFIPAIEKGVMESLASGALMGYPVVDVEAVLTGGSYKESQGTDLAYTVSGSMACKAALENGKPFLLDPIMDVEVYVPEAFMGDVIGDLNSRGGKIASIEHKIGLQVLKAVVPLANMFGYSTVLRSATQGRGTFTMQFSHFDRK, from the coding sequence ATGAAAAAGAAGCACAGCATAAACCATATCCGCAATATCGGAATCATCGCCCATATTGATGCCGGCAAAACAACCGTGACCGAGCGCATACTCTACTATACGGGGCGCTCTTATAAAATCGGCGAGGTACACGACGGCGAAGCGGTGATGGATTGGATGCCGGACGAGCAGGAGCGGGGCATCACGATCACTTCCGCCGTGACCACCTGCCACTGGAAAGGAAGCGAAATCCATATCATCGATACACCCGGACACGTCGATTTTACGATCGAAGTTGAACGATCATTGCGCGTGCTTGACGGTGCCATCGGTGTCTTTTGCGCCGTCGGCGGAGTCGAACCCCAGTCGGAAACTGTCTGGAAGCAGGCAGACAAATACCACGTTCCCAAGATCGCATTTATCAACAAACTGGACCGAATCGGCGCCAGTTTCTTTGGAACGATAGACATGCTGAAAGACAAGCTGAAGGCCAATCCGCTGATTATACAACTGCCGGTTGGATCCGAAGACCACTTTGTCGGCGTCATCGACCTGATCCGTATGCAACAGATTATCTGGCAGGAAGACGATTTAGGAGCGACCTTTACAACCGGAGAAATCCCGCCCGACCTTCTGGATACTGCCGAAGAATATCATGAAAAACTCATTGAAACCGTTGCTGAAGTTGATGATGAAATTATGGAAGCCTATCTGTCCGAAGTTCCGGTTGCTCCGGAAAACCTGATAGCCGCCATTCGAAAAGCAACGATAAACATGAAGCTGGTGCCGCTGTTGTGCGGCAGTGCCTTGCGGAATAAAGGCATCCAACCGCTGCTGGACGCTATCGGGCAATTCCTCCCAAGCCCGGTCGATGTGCCCCCCATAAAAGGCACACACCCTGAAACAGGGGATATTATCGAATGCAGGGCTGAAAGGTCAGACCCGCTTGCCGCCCTCATATTCAAAGTCGCCATGATGGAAGGGAGAAAACTCTCCTATGTCAGAATATACAGCGGCGAATTGCACACCAAATCGACCGTATACAATCCCGGCCGCAAAATACATGAAAAACTCTCCCGCATCTTCAAGATGCATGCCAACAAGCGGGAGCGCATCGAGTCAGCGGGCGCCGGCGGCATTGTAGGAGTTGTCGGTTTGAAAGATTCCTCAACAGGCGAAACCCTATGCATAAGCGAGCATCCGGTGCTACTGGAAAAAATTGAGTTTTTCGAACCGGTCATCTCCGTAGCTATAGAGCCTAAAACCCATGCCGACGAGGAAAAGTTGGATGAGGTATTGGAAAAATTTATTGCCGAAGATCCGACCTTAAGGTTCAAGAAAGATGATGATACCGGGCAGACAATTTTGTCCGGCATGGGAGAACTTCACCTTGAAGTCATTATCAGCCGCATGCAGCGTGAATTCAATACCAATGTCAATGTGGGCAAACCCCAGGTTGTCTACCGCGAGACTATTGGACAGGAAGCTGCGGGGTCTGCCGTGTTTGACAAGGAAATTTCCGGACAGCGCCACTTCGGTGAAGTAACGTTAAAACTAAGACCTCTTCAACGCGGCAGCGAAAACAGATTCAGATCTAAAATCCGTCCGGAAACCATACCCGGCATGTTCATACCTGCCATCGAAAAAGGGGTAATGGAATCTTTGGCCAGCGGAGCCTTAATGGGTTATCCCGTGGTCGATGTCGAAGCCGTTCTTACCGGCGGTTCCTATAAGGAATCCCAGGGGACGGATCTGGCCTATACTGTCAGTGGATCCATGGCATGCAAAGCGGCCCTCGAAAATGGAAAACCATTTCTGCTCGACCCGATTATGGATGTAGAAGTTTATGTTCCGGAAGCGTTTATGGGCGATGTCATCGGAGATTTGAATTCACGCGGTGGCAAAATCGCGTCGATCGAGCACAAAATTGGCTTGCAGGTCCTCAAGGCCGTCGTTCCGCTGGCAAACATGTTCGGCTACTCAACCGTACTGCGATCCGCCACTCAGGGAAGAGGAACGTTTACCATGCAGTTTTCCCATTTTGACCGTAAGTAA